The genomic region AAGCAATTATGAAAAGTGTAGGGAGTTTCCTGATCGTGGAATTAATGCGACAGGGAATGTCTCCGCAGGATGCCTGTAAGGAAGCGGTCATGAGAACTGTTCGCAAAGCACCAAATCACAAAGATTTCCAGATCGCTTATGTAGCACTCAACAAAGCCGGGGAAATTGGATCATACTGTATCCATAAAGGCTTCAGTTATGCTAAGTTTCATGAAGGAATTAGCAGCAACAACCTGAGCCCTTCTTATTTGGATTCTTAGTTTTATATCTTTCTGCGGAACGATATAATCTTTGTAATTTTGAGCTAATCACGAATTTTATTAAACATTTCTAATGGCCGATCAAAAACGCCTTTTTTTACTGGACGCATACGCATTAATTTTCCGAGGATATTATGCTTTTATCAAAAACCCTCGAATCAATTCCAAAGGTTTCAACACTTCGGCGATCATGGGATTCACAAATTCTCTTTTCGATGTTATAAGAAGAGAAAAACCAGATCATTTAGCGGTTTGTTTCGATAAGGATGGTAGTGAAGCCAGAACTGAAATGTTTTCAGACTATAAAGCGAACCGGGATGAAACTCCTGAACCTATACGTGAATCCATCCCTGTGATCCAGGAAATTCTTCGCGCCATGCATATCCCAGTGGTGGAATGTGCCGGAATGGAAGCAGATGATATCATTGGAACTCTTGCCAAGCAGGCAGAAAAGGAAAACTATAAAGTATATATGGTGACGCCAGACAAAGATTTCGCTCAGCTGGTTTCAGAAAATATTTTCATGTATCGTCCTGCCAGAATGGGTAATGGGATAGAGATCTGGGGAATACCTGAAGTTCAGAAGAAATTTGAGGTGGAACGCCCGGAGCAGGTGATCGATTTCCTCGGAATGATGGGCGACTCTGTAGATAATATTCCGGGACTTCCAGGAGTTGGTGAAAAGACCGCCAAGAAGTTTCTGAAGAAATACGGAAGCATGGAAGGTTTACTGGCAAATACCGATGACCTTAAAGGAAAGATGAAGGAGAAGGTCATCGAGAACGCTGAATTAGGGCGATTATCCAAAAAACTGGCTACCATATTTGTTGACTGTGATGTAAAATTTCATGCTGAAGATTACGAACTTTCCATGCCCGATGGTGAAAAGGTACAGGAGATCTTTGAAGACCTTGAATTCAGAAGATTGAAAGATCAGTTTCTGAAATTATTTTCAGGAGAGGAAGAGACCACCCCTACACAGGTGAGTAATTCGCCTTCAGCAAACCAAAATGCGCAAACTGCCGGGGCTGGACAGTTTTCATTATTTGGTGGCGATAGTGAAGAAATCGAACGAACATCATCAAGAACAAATCTGGCTGATACTCCGCATTTTTACCAGTTACTTGAAACAGAAATGGCACAGAAGCTATTTTTCGAACGACTGCTTATGCAGACAAGTGTTTGTTTCGACACTGAAACCACTGGATTGAATCCACTGGATGCAGAATTAGTAGGAATCGCTTTTTCCTGGGAAGCCGGGAAAGGTTATTACCTTCCGTTTCCGGAGGAACGCGAGAAAGCACAGGAATTGATAGAAAAAATACGTCCTTTCTTTGAAAATGAGTCTATAGAAAAGATAGGTCAGAATCTTAAATACGATATCAAGGTTCTGGACAAATATAATATCGAGGTGAAATCTCCGATCTTTGATACTATGATCGCGCATTATCTTATCAATCCAGATATGCGTCATAATATGGATGTTCTGGCGGAAACTTATCTTAATTATACTCCGCAGCCGATTACTGAACTTATTGGAAAGAAAGGTAAGAATCAAAAAAGCATGCGTGATGTGGATCTGAAATCTCAAACTGAATACGGAGTAGAAGACGCCGATATCACTTTTCAGCTAAAAACACTTTTTGAGAAAGAACTGGAAGATGCAAACACGAGAAAATTATTCAATGAAATTGAAATTCCGCTGGTAGAAGTACTGGCAGATATGGAACTGGAAGGAATCAAACTGGACGAAAATTACCTGCAATCCCTTTCCGAAGCATTAACCAATGATATTAAAGATCTGGAAACGAAGATCTACGAGGAAGCAGGAGAAGAATTCCTTATAAGTTCACCAAAACAACTGGGAATCATTCTTTTTGAAAAACTGGAACTTTCCAAGAAACCTAGGAAAACAAAAACGGGTCAGTACAGCACCAGTGAAGACGTACTTTCTGTTTTAGCTGAAGAGAACCCAATCGTTCAACATGTACTGGATTACCGCGGACTCGTAAAACTACAGAACACCTACGTGGATGCGCTACCAAATCAGGTAGAAAAAACGACCGGACGTGTTCATACCGAATATGTACAAACTATTGCGGCTACCGGAAGATTAAGTTCCAATAACCCGAATTTACAGAACATCCCTATAAGAACAGAACGGGGCAGACAGGTTAGAAAAGCATTCGTTCCCAGAGATGAAAACTTCGTACTGCTGGCCGCCGATTACTCTCAGATCGAATTGCGTATTATCGCCGCTTTAAGTGATGAAGAGAATATGATCAAAGCGTTTAAAGAAGGTGAAGATATTCACGCTTCCACAGCTGCAAAGGTTTTCAATGTGCCATTGGAAGAAGTTACCCGTGAACAACGAAGCAACGCCAAAACGGTGAATTTTGGGATCATTTATGGTGTTTCAGCTTTTGGGTTGAGTAATCAAACTTCTCTCTCCCGTAGTGAAGCAAAAGATTTGATCGACACCTATTATAAAACCTATCCTAAACTGAGTAGTTATATTGCAGACCAGGTAGAATTTGCAAGACAGAATGGGTATGTAA from Christiangramia sp. OXR-203 harbors:
- the polA gene encoding DNA polymerase I, with product MADQKRLFLLDAYALIFRGYYAFIKNPRINSKGFNTSAIMGFTNSLFDVIRREKPDHLAVCFDKDGSEARTEMFSDYKANRDETPEPIRESIPVIQEILRAMHIPVVECAGMEADDIIGTLAKQAEKENYKVYMVTPDKDFAQLVSENIFMYRPARMGNGIEIWGIPEVQKKFEVERPEQVIDFLGMMGDSVDNIPGLPGVGEKTAKKFLKKYGSMEGLLANTDDLKGKMKEKVIENAELGRLSKKLATIFVDCDVKFHAEDYELSMPDGEKVQEIFEDLEFRRLKDQFLKLFSGEEETTPTQVSNSPSANQNAQTAGAGQFSLFGGDSEEIERTSSRTNLADTPHFYQLLETEMAQKLFFERLLMQTSVCFDTETTGLNPLDAELVGIAFSWEAGKGYYLPFPEEREKAQELIEKIRPFFENESIEKIGQNLKYDIKVLDKYNIEVKSPIFDTMIAHYLINPDMRHNMDVLAETYLNYTPQPITELIGKKGKNQKSMRDVDLKSQTEYGVEDADITFQLKTLFEKELEDANTRKLFNEIEIPLVEVLADMELEGIKLDENYLQSLSEALTNDIKDLETKIYEEAGEEFLISSPKQLGIILFEKLELSKKPRKTKTGQYSTSEDVLSVLAEENPIVQHVLDYRGLVKLQNTYVDALPNQVEKTTGRVHTEYVQTIAATGRLSSNNPNLQNIPIRTERGRQVRKAFVPRDENFVLLAADYSQIELRIIAALSDEENMIKAFKEGEDIHASTAAKVFNVPLEEVTREQRSNAKTVNFGIIYGVSAFGLSNQTSLSRSEAKDLIDTYYKTYPKLSSYIADQVEFARQNGYVSTVLGRRRYLKDINSRNQVVRGAAERNAVNAPIQGSAADIIKLAMINIHNKLKVGNYKTRMLLQVHDELVFDAHKEELEEMKTMIRTEMENAYKLQVPLDVEIGIGQNWLEAH